From the Ursus arctos isolate Adak ecotype North America unplaced genomic scaffold, UrsArc2.0 scaffold_9, whole genome shotgun sequence genome, the window gtctccagggctccaagaaaagcacttagggaggtgagattGCAACCTGAAtggatactttctttttttttcttttttctttttaactttatttattcgacagagatagccagcgagagagggaacacaagcagggggagtgggagaggaagaagcaggctcatagcggaggagcctgatctggggctcgatcccataatgccgggttcacgccctgagccgggcagacgcttaaccgctatgccacccaggtgcccctgaatggaTACTTTCTTAATCAACAAGACCAGATCTGTTTGTGCTAGCACCAGATCCTTGGCTACGGAACACCCAGCACAGTGCAGACCcgtgctacatgctcactaaatgcaGGTTAACAAGATGAACAGAAATGCCCCCTTCCTCTCAATACCTGAGGAAGCATAACAAGTTTCTTCTCAGGGTAGAAATGGCTGGAAGAACCTAGAAAATGCATTTCCTATTCTCTGCAGAGCCCCAGTACTAAATGGCACAGAAATAAATGGCACTCTGTCAGGTTTGCCTCTGTCATGGTCAAAACCCCTCCACGTCAGGAGAAATCTATTAGGAGATCTGGTTTTAGCCCCATTTGTCTCTGTTGTAGAAAAGTACACTGGTAGACCTCACactcttttctgctttctctggcAATCTCTTATAAATGGTCCCAGGCACTAGACCCCATATCTCTAAATTTAGATTGGGAAGAAAAGGCTAATTTATGTCAAGGTTTCCAGTTTTAGATGTTATTTCCCTTAACATTTtcccaaacagaaagaaaaaccaggTCTGTATCTTCATGGGGTTTGCAGTCTGGAAAGATGCTGAGGAACCGGGTGTACGTGGCAATGAGGTGATAGGACTAGTTCTATAGGACTGTCCACCCCAAGATTTTATAATCCCGCTGTGTGTTTAGAGACCCACATAACAGGgaagaaaaagggataaaaccAGCTATAGACTAGAATTGGCAACAATGCTTAAACAATCACCCAGTTAACCTTCTGCTCTGATAACCAAGTACCAGTGATTTGGAAAGACTATGGGGAAAAATTCCCCTTGGAatgtttataagaaaaaaaatctcagtatttGGAATGAGTTTTTAAACTGCACACATTTCTCTtttcaggaaatgacagatgaaTTAGATCCACAAGAACAAATGACTGTTTCTGTTGGAAAAGTCTGTGAATTATTTTGGGTTGTGATTTTCTAAGTTTAAGGTGACAATAATCTAAACAGTCAACAGTAAGTTTACACGATTTAAGCCTTTCAGTAGTGAACTCTGAAATTAGTGACATACGACCTATCAGAGTATGGACTTCTGGGaaaagctctaaaaaaaaaaaattatttggaaagtgTGGAGAAAGTCTGGGCTGTGCTTAAAGAAGCAACTGCTTCTGTCGTTTCAAGAGAAAtgcttccctccctttttctaCATTGGCTGGGGCCGGGAGAGGGACTGCCAAGGTTGGATCTCTAACTTTCCCTTGAAATTACAGCTTACGGAAAATGTTATTTCAGACACAGTTAAAATCTGTGAGGTTTCTTTTCCCTTACAAGTCCAGACTCTTActtattttcccctttcatttatgGCAAGTTTGGACCTGTCTGGAATAAAATAAACGATCAAACAGAACCTCAAAGGCTTTGCTGCTGAACAGTGCATCCTGGGGACGAATTGCACAAAAAtgggacaagaaagaaaaataaaacagtcatAAGGTTCACAATATAAACTACATCATAAAAACATTCTTCAAAGAGTTTATACTTTTTGCCCACAAATAATTAGCTAGGTTATTGCTTGAGACTCTTTAATTTCCAGTAAGTGAATTACTTTCTCTAATATTAAGAAACCatgaaatccaatttttaaaattcctacagTCTAGCCAATTAGACGTAGGACAAATAACTTCTCTGAAAGTCCTTACTTTGTACTTCATCGTCAAACTCTTTCCCTCATCTCTTGACTTCACTTTTACCTATCCACCCAAGCCAAGAAAGAAAGACGAGAAAATGACATCTCTGGGTTTCCAAAAGAGTGGGGGCAGCTTTTGCCAATCAACTTGCCAGCTGTTAAACTGACCTGGGTAAGCCTTTGGGATGGGGGAGTCTGTGGTATCGgaaaatgttttctatatatacacTCGCCCGCCAGTCCTCACTTCTTGGCGCAAGCAACAAGCTTTCAAaataaaaccaccaaaaaaagagaagagggggcGTCTCCATGCCTCCCAGTGGCTGCCAACTCCTCCCCTCACATCCCTTTCCCGGGATGCCCACAGGGGTCCTACCCGGACTGCGGACGCCCTGTCGGGTCTGATCCGCCAGGGGGCGCGCGGCCGCGGGGTTGGGGTTGGAAGGGAAAGCGCTCGTGCCCACCTTGCTCGCAGGTGCCCTTGCTGACCTGGGTGATGGCCTTCTCCCCGCGGCTCTCGGCCCGCAGGCTGGCGGCGCGCAGCTGGCACCCGCTGGGGTAGGTGATGCCGTCACTGCCGCACACCGGGTAGCGGCTCTTGCACACGCACACGCCGCTCACCACCGGGCCGccggctgctgccccggcttTACCCTTCCGCCTCTTGCGGCTCTTCACGCACTCCATGCCCGGCGCGCAGTGCCCCCTGCCGGCGCCGCCGCCCCCGCACGGCTCGCCCTCGCCTCGGGCGCACACCGGGCAGCAGCCGCAGGCGTCGCGGGTCTCGCCCAGCGGGCAGCCCCGCGGGGGCAGGGGCGGGCAGGCGGCCGGCTCGCAGGGGCCGCAGGCGTccgaagaggaggaagaggagaggggcaggagcaggagcagcaaCCCGGCGGCGCCGAGGAGCAGGACACTCAGCTGCTGCCGCTCCATGGCTGGGCGCGGAGGCGGCAGGAGCGCGAGTGAGTTGGGTCCCGCTGCCCCGAGCTTTAAACTCGGCGCCCCGCCCGGTCCGGCCCGGGAACCACACCCCGGGGCGGTGAGAGCTCAGCTGCCCCGCCCCGACCGCGCCTCCCGGGACCGCCGGGCTCCAGCGCGCCCCTGCCGGCGGGGTGGGGCATCCTCGCAGCCCTGGGGCGCTGGGTTTCGGGATGGGTTCGCTCGCCTGCTGCCTCCCCACGCACCCCACCCGCTCTGTTCGCGCCCCTGCCCTTCACCTGGGGGACTGCTCCCCAGTTCCTCGGGGTCGCCCGCAGGGACGGCCCCTTT encodes:
- the IGFBP7 gene encoding insulin-like growth factor-binding protein 7 — its product is MERQQLSVLLLGAAGLLLLLLPLSSSSSSDACGPCEPAACPPLPPRGCPLGETRDACGCCPVCARGEGEPCGGGGAGRGHCAPGMECVKSRKRRKGKAGAAAGGPVVSGVCVCKSRYPVCGSDGITYPSGCQLRAASLRAESRGEKAITQVSKGTCEQGPSIVTPPKDIWNVTGAQVYLSCEVIGIPTPVLIWNKVKRGNYGVQRTELLPGDRDNLAIQTRGGPEKHEVTGWVLVSPLSKEDAGEYECHASNSQGQASASAKITVFDALHEIPVKKGEGADL